The Aeromicrobium yanjiei DNA segment GATGTAACGGCCAGTTGCAGCCAGGAAAATACTTGCACGTAACCGCCGTCTCCGCGCGGTAACCGGGTGTGACGCAGCACTCCCCCCGCCGGCGGATCGGCTCCGACGTGCCAGGGACCGACGACTCTGCCGTAGACCGAGTGCAGGCGGCAGTGTGCTGGCGAGAGGTGCGGTCACCCGGACCGTGACCGTACCGGGGAGGGACGCGGCGATGACCCCGGAACCGGCGCGGGACGTCCTGGCGATCCGCACGCACGGGCTGGTCAAGACGTTCGGCTCCTTCCGCGCTCTGGACGGTCTGGACCTGGAGGTCCGGCGCGGCGAGGTCCACGGATTCCTCGGGCCGAACGGCGCCGGCAAGTCGACCACGATCCGGGTCCTGCTCGGCCTCCTGCGGGCCAACGGCGGCTCCGCAGAGCTGCTCGGTGGCGATCCGTGGAGGGACGTAGTGGAGCTCCACCGCCGGCTCGCGTACGTGCCTGGGGACGTCGTGCTGTGGCCGGCGCTGTCCGGGGGCGAGGCCATCGATCTGCTCGGCCGGCTCCGCGGGGGCCTGGATGAGACGAAGCGCGCTGCGCTGGTCGAACGGTTCGAGCTCGACCCGACCAAGCGGGGCCGCCAGTACTCCAAGGGCAACAGGCAGAAGGTCGCCATCGTGGCCGCCCTGGCGTCCGACGTGGAGCTCCTGATCCTGGACGAGCCCACCTCGGGGCTCGATCCCCTGATGGAGTCGGTCTTCCAGGACGAGATCGCGAAGGTCAAGTCGGCGGGGGCGACGATCCTGCTGTCCAGCCACATCATGAGCGAGGTCGAGGCGCTTGCCGACCGGGTCAGCATCATCCGGTCCGGCACCATCGTGCAGACCGGGGCGCTCGAGGACCTGCGGGGGCAGGCCACGGTCTCGGTCAGGGCGACGCTCGCTCGCCCACCCGGCGACGTGTCGACCCTCAGCATCTTCCGCGATGCGCACGTCGACGAGCACAGCAGGTTCACCGGCAGCATCGAGTCCACCCGCGTCAGCGAGGCGATGGCGGCCCTGCTGCCGTACGAGATGAGTGGCCTCACCGTCACCCCACCTTCGCTCGAGCAGCTGTTCCTCGAGCAGTACGTGACCGCACCGTCCGGACCAGCCGGGCGATGAGCGCCTTTACAGGGACGAGACCGCTGCTCCGGGTGTCGGCTCGCCAGGACGCCCGCAACATCGCACCGTGGATCGCCGGTGTCACGGCGCTCTCGGCCTCGTCGGTGCTGGCCTACGCCTGGATCTTCCCGGACCGGGAGGACCGTGAGGCGCTCGCGCGGGCGCTGGGCGG contains these protein-coding regions:
- a CDS encoding ABC transporter ATP-binding protein; the encoded protein is MTPEPARDVLAIRTHGLVKTFGSFRALDGLDLEVRRGEVHGFLGPNGAGKSTTIRVLLGLLRANGGSAELLGGDPWRDVVELHRRLAYVPGDVVLWPALSGGEAIDLLGRLRGGLDETKRAALVERFELDPTKRGRQYSKGNRQKVAIVAALASDVELLILDEPTSGLDPLMESVFQDEIAKVKSAGATILLSSHIMSEVEALADRVSIIRSGTIVQTGALEDLRGQATVSVRATLARPPGDVSTLSIFRDAHVDEHSRFTGSIESTRVSEAMAALLPYEMSGLTVTPPSLEQLFLEQYVTAPSGPAGR